One region of Syntrophobacter fumaroxidans MPOB genomic DNA includes:
- a CDS encoding glycosyltransferase family protein translates to MKIMFYSQHVLGIGHFFRSMELASALANHEVLFVEGGDALPGYVPPPHVRRLPLPGLMMDQDFKAIHAVEGTVGETRARRKQLLLGTFLSFRPDVLITELFPFGRKQFRFELMPLLECIRQEGMSTGVICSLRDILVEKADQDAYEKGVLEILNAHYHHLMVHSDPRIMRLDETFSRVDEIAIPMSYTGFIARKPGRRRRPPRRRTIVVSSGGGKVGVDLLEAALTAFRLLPELDAGLRMFIGPFMEAADRNVLASLAARDSRTSIEEFSYDFLDCMAESSLSISMAGYNTCMDILSAAVPALVYPFPQNREQMLRARKLEELGFLKVLDGLDPHGMASAAAAAMARRKLQSESMPPDLAGAANAALIVEKCLG, encoded by the coding sequence ATGAAGATCATGTTCTACAGCCAGCACGTGCTTGGAATCGGGCATTTTTTCAGAAGCATGGAGCTCGCTTCGGCCCTGGCGAACCACGAGGTTCTGTTCGTTGAAGGCGGCGACGCTCTCCCGGGCTACGTCCCGCCGCCTCACGTAAGAAGGTTGCCCCTTCCCGGCCTCATGATGGACCAGGATTTCAAAGCGATTCACGCCGTGGAGGGAACGGTCGGGGAAACCCGAGCCAGGCGAAAACAACTTCTGCTGGGCACTTTCCTGTCTTTTCGACCCGATGTCCTGATCACCGAGCTGTTCCCCTTCGGGCGCAAGCAGTTCAGATTCGAGCTGATGCCGCTGCTGGAATGCATCCGGCAGGAAGGCATGTCCACCGGGGTGATCTGCAGCCTGCGCGACATCCTCGTCGAGAAAGCGGACCAGGACGCCTATGAAAAAGGCGTGCTCGAAATCCTGAACGCTCACTACCACCACCTGATGGTTCACTCCGACCCCCGCATCATGAGACTCGACGAGACCTTCAGTCGCGTCGATGAAATTGCGATCCCCATGAGCTACACGGGATTCATTGCTCGAAAACCCGGACGACGGCGACGGCCGCCGAGGAGAAGAACCATCGTCGTCAGCAGCGGAGGGGGCAAGGTGGGAGTGGATCTCCTCGAGGCGGCCTTGACGGCGTTCCGTTTGCTGCCCGAGCTTGACGCCGGGCTGCGCATGTTTATCGGTCCCTTCATGGAAGCGGCGGACCGCAACGTCCTGGCAAGCCTGGCAGCCCGCGACTCCAGGACGAGCATCGAGGAATTCTCGTACGACTTTCTCGACTGCATGGCTGAATCGAGTCTTTCGATCAGCATGGCGGGCTACAACACATGCATGGATATCCTGAGCGCGGCCGTGCCCGCTCTCGTCTACCCGTTCCCTCAGAACAGGGAACAGATGCTGCGGGCACGCAAGCTTGAGGAATTGGGCTTTCTCAAGGTGCTGGACGGGCTCGACCCGCACGGGATGGCCTCGGCCGCTGCAGCCGCCATGGCTCGCCGTAAGCTCCAGTCCGAATCCATGCCGCCGGATCTGGCGGGCGCGGCCAATGCAGCTCTCATAGTTGAAAAATGCCTCGGGTGA
- a CDS encoding endonuclease V, translating into MEPADVMSDGIRHSWDLTPREAIALQRELAGRVVLRALPRNFRILGASDIGYVKAGERLAAVMLTFSWPDLLPLEAVHAICPVRFPYIPGLLSFREIPPLIEAFEQLKKRPDVLLCDGQGIAHPRKFGLAAHLGLYLGLPTIGCAKKRLCGIHASPPNKKGCSVPLYLDREAVGSVYCSRDNVKPIFVSPGHLCDQKSAERLVARCLGRYRIPEPLRQAHLLATKLRLEISISSNG; encoded by the coding sequence TTGGAGCCGGCGGATGTGATGAGCGACGGGATCAGACATTCCTGGGACCTGACACCTAGAGAAGCGATCGCCCTGCAGCGGGAACTGGCCGGAAGAGTCGTCCTGCGGGCGCTTCCCCGGAATTTTCGCATCCTGGGAGCGTCCGACATCGGGTATGTCAAGGCCGGCGAACGCCTCGCGGCGGTCATGCTGACCTTCAGCTGGCCGGACCTGCTGCCCCTCGAAGCGGTTCACGCGATCTGCCCCGTACGCTTCCCCTACATCCCCGGACTCCTTTCCTTCCGCGAAATCCCCCCGTTGATCGAGGCCTTCGAGCAGCTCAAAAAAAGGCCCGACGTCCTCCTGTGCGACGGACAGGGGATTGCCCATCCACGCAAGTTCGGACTGGCCGCCCACCTCGGCCTCTACCTCGGTCTGCCCACCATCGGCTGCGCCAAGAAACGGTTGTGCGGAATACACGCCTCGCCGCCGAACAAGAAGGGCTGTTCCGTGCCTCTTTATCTCGACCGGGAAGCGGTGGGCAGCGTCTATTGTTCCAGGGACAACGTGAAACCGATTTTCGTATCGCCGGGGCACCTGTGCGATCAGAAATCCGCCGAGCGGCTCGTTGCCCGTTGCCTCGGCAGATACCGAATCCCCGAACCGCTGCGCCAGGCGCATCTCCTTGCCACCAAATTGCGGCTGGAAATAAGTATTTCTTCCAACGGTTGA
- a CDS encoding chaperone modulator CbpM, with product MVEKRYFMINVKTVTSSSPFLTRNELAVHCGIHPDLIDRFIRLGLIDFMDRDSDGEAVFSAEVIPLVRRILRLRNELGVNYAGIGVVLELMARVETLENHIKELESRIFA from the coding sequence ATGGTGGAAAAGCGTTATTTCATGATCAATGTCAAAACGGTCACTTCCTCTTCGCCGTTCCTGACCCGGAACGAACTTGCCGTGCATTGTGGAATTCATCCCGACCTGATCGACCGGTTTATTCGACTCGGGCTGATTGATTTCATGGACCGCGATAGCGATGGAGAGGCCGTGTTTTCAGCCGAAGTGATTCCTCTGGTGAGAAGAATTCTGAGGCTTCGCAACGAACTGGGTGTGAACTACGCGGGGATAGGAGTGGTGCTCGAACTTATGGCCCGCGTGGAAACACTGGAAAACCATATAAAGGAACTGGAAAGCAGAATCTTCGCCTGA
- a CDS encoding vitamin B12-dependent ribonucleotide reductase — MTLVKKEHPLRMTPNALVVLRKRYLEKDDEGKPIETPEELFWRVARTIAQADVAFQGPEKAEETADRFYALMTSLDFIPNSPTLMNAGRPLGQLSACFVLPVEDSIDSIFEAIKHAAMIHKSGGGTGFSFSRIRPENDKVLSTQGVASGPVSFMSVFDTATETIKQGGTRRGANMGILRVDHPDIEKFITCKTDNDRMTNFNISIAVTDSFMKAVEEDAEYELISPRTRERVQSLSARKVFDEITQSAWRNGEPGIIFLDVMNRHNPTPHVGEIESTNPCGEQPLLPYESCNLGSINLASMHRDGNIDYEHLKEVVWDAVHFLDNVIEVNNYPLQIIEDMTRGNRKIGLGVMGFSDLLISLGVPYNSEAAVETAEKVMSFIQQESKAASAHYGKERGNFVNYAGSIYERPETPHMRNATTTTIAPTGTISIIAGCSSGIEPLFAISFVRKVLDGQELVEVHPLFQKVARERGFYSDDLMKKIAEKGSIKNFLEIPADVRNVFVTSHDVTPDWHIRIQAAFQKHTDNAVSKTINFPFSATPEDVSSAYLQAYKLGCKGLTIYRDGSRDVQVLNIQRKPQYPQVEPRPRPDRTTGITERVNTGCGKLYVTINSDEYGFCEVFAQMGKAGGCAYSQIEATSRLISLALRSGVKVEAVIRQLVGIRCPSPTWGNGEQVVSCSDAIAKVLNRHAHANVTSVGDEMGACPDCGAAVEHEGGCIVCRSCGFSRCS, encoded by the coding sequence ATGACCCTCGTGAAAAAAGAACATCCGTTGCGGATGACGCCCAACGCCCTGGTGGTTCTCAGGAAACGTTATCTCGAGAAGGACGACGAAGGCAAACCGATAGAGACCCCGGAGGAGCTCTTCTGGAGAGTGGCGCGCACCATTGCCCAGGCGGACGTTGCCTTTCAGGGGCCGGAGAAGGCGGAGGAGACCGCGGACAGGTTCTACGCCTTGATGACCTCGCTCGATTTCATCCCCAATTCACCGACCCTTATGAATGCCGGACGTCCTCTGGGGCAGTTGTCGGCCTGTTTCGTTCTGCCCGTGGAGGATTCCATCGACAGTATTTTCGAAGCCATCAAGCACGCCGCCATGATTCACAAGAGCGGCGGGGGGACGGGCTTTTCCTTCTCGCGGATCCGTCCGGAGAACGACAAGGTATTGTCGACCCAGGGGGTGGCGAGCGGCCCGGTGTCCTTCATGTCCGTTTTCGATACCGCCACGGAGACCATCAAACAGGGAGGGACCCGTCGCGGGGCCAACATGGGCATCCTCCGGGTGGATCACCCGGACATCGAAAAGTTCATCACGTGCAAGACCGACAACGACCGGATGACCAATTTCAACATATCCATCGCCGTGACGGATTCTTTCATGAAGGCCGTGGAGGAGGACGCCGAGTACGAACTGATCAGCCCGCGCACGCGTGAGCGCGTCCAGTCCCTGTCCGCCCGCAAGGTCTTTGATGAAATCACGCAGTCGGCGTGGAGAAACGGCGAGCCGGGGATCATCTTCCTGGACGTCATGAACCGGCACAATCCGACCCCTCACGTGGGCGAGATCGAGAGCACCAACCCATGCGGCGAGCAGCCCCTGTTGCCTTATGAATCGTGCAACCTGGGTTCCATCAATCTCGCTTCCATGCATCGGGACGGAAACATCGACTACGAACACCTCAAAGAGGTGGTGTGGGACGCGGTTCATTTCCTGGACAACGTGATCGAGGTCAACAACTACCCGCTGCAGATCATCGAGGACATGACCAGGGGAAACCGCAAAATCGGACTGGGCGTGATGGGTTTTTCCGACCTGCTCATTTCGCTCGGGGTCCCGTATAATTCCGAGGCTGCGGTGGAGACCGCCGAGAAGGTCATGTCCTTCATTCAGCAGGAATCCAAGGCTGCATCCGCCCACTACGGCAAGGAGCGGGGCAATTTCGTCAACTACGCCGGCTCGATCTACGAACGGCCGGAAACGCCCCATATGCGCAACGCCACCACAACGACCATCGCTCCGACCGGCACGATCAGCATCATCGCGGGCTGTTCGAGCGGAATCGAGCCCCTCTTCGCCATAAGCTTCGTGCGTAAGGTCCTGGACGGGCAGGAACTGGTGGAAGTGCATCCCCTGTTTCAGAAGGTGGCCAGGGAGCGCGGATTCTATTCCGACGACCTGATGAAAAAGATTGCGGAGAAAGGGAGCATCAAGAATTTCCTGGAGATCCCGGCCGACGTGCGCAACGTTTTCGTAACGTCCCACGACGTCACCCCCGACTGGCATATCCGGATTCAGGCCGCGTTTCAGAAACACACCGACAATGCGGTCAGCAAGACCATCAATTTCCCTTTCAGCGCAACCCCCGAAGACGTCAGCTCCGCATACCTGCAGGCCTACAAGTTGGGATGCAAGGGCCTCACCATCTATCGTGACGGCAGCCGGGACGTGCAGGTGCTCAACATTCAGCGCAAACCGCAGTACCCGCAGGTGGAGCCCCGACCGCGTCCGGACAGGACCACGGGCATCACGGAGCGGGTCAACACCGGTTGCGGCAAGCTCTATGTCACCATCAACTCCGATGAATACGGGTTTTGCGAGGTCTTCGCGCAAATGGGTAAAGCGGGAGGCTGCGCCTATTCGCAGATCGAGGCCACCAGCCGCCTGATTTCGCTGGCGCTGCGCTCGGGCGTGAAGGTCGAGGCCGTGATCAGACAGCTTGTGGGAATCCGCTGCCCGTCTCCGACCTGGGGAAACGGCGAACAGGTCGTGTCGTGTTCCGATGCCATCGCCAAGGTTCTCAACCGCCATGCTCACGCCAACGTCACGTCGGTGGGCGACGAGATGGGAGCGTGTCCGGATTGCGGGGCCGCCGTGGAACATGAAGGCGGGTGCATCGTCTGCCGGTCGTGCGGCTTTTCGCGCTGCAGTTAG
- a CDS encoding tetratricopeptide repeat protein has protein sequence MNQAISQRDWITLVEILDAAINLLRGKNVDPVRLAILHFGNNASMFGLPALARVANKLDAFLIQHLTPDYEDEPASLLCFAMEGVRTKMKTLGYDQDFSASLEETVQFLEFFSEAENWPSHTGYTLTNDARVTVPARQAHPPESSPETPDEPVSLDYSLDSAGLEESPQSVQSSTETPGSEPLHPGDSTPRQLEMTFPGGAPAAAHAAPPQGAEGASSAGEKRRTRRALQHLIEEAGRAAAAFKPEDQSADEVMAYKTLLKHDPRSLVFAMLADALCSQGRWAEAVEVCEQGLIFHPQHLRARVLLGWALWELKESREAFVVLSGAREEMEKNALVYLVLSKIVETEEPEKSREYREIHRKLQPAGGKPPIPEDVPAEPETAAMQSSTLLSFLSRLGAEFHDRKLLRQRGIDLLSARERQALMEAFRSAMN, from the coding sequence ATGAACCAGGCGATCTCACAAAGGGATTGGATCACGCTTGTTGAAATCCTCGATGCCGCCATAAACCTGCTGAGAGGGAAAAACGTCGACCCCGTCCGTTTGGCCATTCTTCATTTCGGAAACAATGCCAGCATGTTCGGCTTGCCGGCGCTTGCCCGGGTGGCCAATAAGCTGGACGCCTTCCTGATCCAGCACCTTACCCCCGATTATGAAGATGAGCCGGCATCCCTCCTGTGCTTCGCCATGGAGGGAGTGCGGACGAAGATGAAAACGCTGGGCTATGACCAGGACTTCTCTGCGTCGCTGGAAGAAACGGTTCAATTTCTGGAGTTTTTCTCGGAAGCGGAGAACTGGCCTTCACACACCGGGTATACACTCACAAACGACGCCCGGGTCACCGTTCCGGCCCGGCAGGCTCACCCTCCGGAATCCTCGCCGGAAACACCGGATGAGCCCGTTTCGCTTGACTATTCACTCGATTCGGCCGGTCTCGAGGAATCCCCGCAAAGCGTTCAATCGAGTACTGAAACACCCGGATCGGAACCTTTGCATCCCGGCGATTCGACCCCGAGGCAGCTCGAAATGACATTCCCGGGTGGAGCCCCGGCCGCTGCGCACGCTGCGCCGCCCCAGGGTGCCGAAGGCGCCTCGAGCGCCGGGGAGAAACGCCGAACAAGGCGGGCACTGCAGCACCTGATCGAGGAAGCGGGACGAGCCGCGGCTGCGTTCAAGCCGGAGGACCAATCCGCGGACGAGGTGATGGCCTACAAGACCCTCTTGAAGCACGATCCCCGCTCCCTGGTTTTCGCCATGCTGGCTGATGCTCTGTGTTCGCAGGGCCGCTGGGCGGAAGCGGTGGAGGTCTGTGAACAAGGGCTGATTTTCCACCCGCAGCACCTGAGAGCGCGTGTTCTGCTGGGGTGGGCGCTCTGGGAGCTCAAGGAATCCAGGGAAGCCTTTGTCGTCCTCTCGGGGGCACGCGAAGAAATGGAAAAGAACGCTCTCGTATACCTGGTGCTGTCGAAGATCGTTGAAACCGAAGAGCCTGAAAAATCCAGAGAATATCGCGAAATCCACAGAAAACTGCAGCCCGCGGGAGGAAAGCCGCCGATCCCGGAAGATGTCCCGGCGGAACCCGAAACGGCGGCAATGCAAAGTTCGACCCTGCTCTCGTTTCTTTCGCGATTAGGCGCCGAGTTCCACGATCGGAAACTGCTCCGGCAACGCGGGATCGACCTTCTGTCGGCCCGGGAAAGACAGGCTTTGATGGAGGCGTTTCGCTCCGCCATGAATTGA
- a CDS encoding DnaJ C-terminal domain-containing protein, with amino-acid sequence MAVKFRDYYEVLGVPRTATQEEIQRSYRKLARKFHPDVNKARDAEDKFKEINEAYEVLKDPEKRKKYDLLGENWKTGQEFRPPPGWDYQYDFGRGGGQGEFQWGGSGGFSDFFEMLFGGQRGGRARGGARRGGGPVWSQAGADQEATVRISLEDAFHGATKSITLQMQSLTPDGQVAVQEKTYEVKIPVGIMSGRKIRLSGQGGEGMGGGPRGDLYLKIEIEPHAVYRLKDRDIYVDLPVAPWEAVLGADVQLTTLSGQVTLKIPPGTQSGQKLRLRGKGMPNPKETAGDLYVVVQIMVPKHPSRREQELFEELRKESAFNPRL; translated from the coding sequence ATGGCAGTGAAGTTTAGAGACTACTACGAGGTACTGGGGGTTCCCCGTACGGCGACCCAGGAAGAAATCCAGAGGTCGTACCGGAAGCTTGCGCGGAAATTCCACCCGGATGTGAACAAGGCGCGCGACGCCGAGGACAAGTTCAAGGAGATCAACGAGGCCTACGAGGTCTTGAAGGATCCGGAAAAGCGCAAGAAATACGACCTTCTGGGTGAAAACTGGAAGACCGGTCAGGAATTCAGGCCGCCACCCGGCTGGGATTACCAATACGATTTCGGGCGCGGGGGAGGTCAGGGTGAATTCCAGTGGGGAGGATCCGGCGGGTTCAGCGATTTCTTCGAGATGCTGTTCGGCGGCCAGCGCGGCGGACGTGCGCGCGGCGGCGCGAGGCGCGGCGGCGGGCCGGTGTGGAGCCAGGCGGGAGCCGACCAGGAAGCCACCGTCAGGATCAGCCTCGAGGATGCGTTCCACGGGGCCACCAAGTCCATCACGCTGCAAATGCAGAGCCTGACTCCCGATGGTCAGGTCGCGGTGCAGGAGAAGACCTACGAGGTCAAGATCCCGGTCGGAATCATGAGCGGCCGGAAGATCCGTCTCTCCGGCCAGGGGGGAGAAGGCATGGGAGGCGGGCCGCGGGGCGACCTCTACCTCAAGATCGAGATCGAGCCCCACGCGGTTTACAGGCTCAAGGACAGGGACATTTACGTGGATCTTCCGGTTGCACCCTGGGAAGCCGTGCTGGGTGCCGATGTGCAGCTCACAACCCTGTCCGGCCAGGTGACGCTCAAGATTCCTCCGGGAACTCAAAGCGGTCAGAAGCTGCGGTTGAGGGGAAAGGGGATGCCGAATCCCAAGGAAACGGCCGGCGACCTTTACGTCGTGGTTCAGATAATGGTCCCGAAACACCCTTCCAGACGTGAACAGGAGCTTTTCGAAGAGCTCCGAAAAGAATCCGCTTTCAATCCACGGCTCTAG
- a CDS encoding ABC transporter permease: protein MFLLARYSYRNLWVRRLTTALTAGGMGLVIFVFAAVLMLAAGFQKTLVTTGSPDNAVFVRRSSEAEVQSLVSREEAAIVESMPEIGLGRDGTKLAAREAVILINLSRRDTGNLAHVTVRGINPKLSMQLRPRVRISAGREPRSGTSEILAGRSIMQRFAVGGLGQTMSFGSRTWTVVGILDAGGTGFDSEIWADVEVLMTTFRRSAYSSVIGRLREPSAFQDLRKRAMSDPRLTLETWRETDYYASQSELMARFIRILGLTLTLIFSLGAVIGSMVTMYSAVANRVSEIGTLRALGFRRATILTAFLLESVFLSLVGGGLGLAAASFMNRISVSTMNWQTFSELSFRFALDSSIVVNALAFAVVMGLVGGILPALRAARMNIVTALRLQ from the coding sequence ATGTTCCTCCTGGCTCGCTACAGTTATCGCAATTTATGGGTTCGTCGCCTTACGACCGCTCTGACGGCCGGCGGGATGGGGCTGGTCATCTTCGTCTTCGCGGCTGTCCTGATGCTGGCCGCAGGGTTCCAGAAGACGCTCGTGACCACGGGGAGCCCCGACAACGCGGTGTTCGTGCGCAGATCATCGGAGGCGGAAGTGCAGAGCCTCGTTTCCCGGGAGGAGGCCGCCATCGTCGAGAGCATGCCCGAAATCGGCCTCGGCCGGGACGGCACGAAGCTGGCGGCGCGCGAGGCGGTCATTCTGATCAACCTGAGCAGGCGGGATACCGGCAACCTGGCCCACGTCACGGTGAGGGGCATCAACCCTAAGCTCTCCATGCAATTGCGTCCCCGGGTACGCATCTCGGCCGGACGCGAGCCCCGGTCGGGGACGTCCGAAATACTGGCCGGCAGGAGCATCATGCAGAGGTTCGCGGTCGGCGGGCTCGGGCAGACCATGTCGTTCGGTTCCCGCACCTGGACGGTGGTCGGTATCCTCGATGCCGGCGGAACGGGGTTCGACTCTGAAATCTGGGCCGACGTCGAAGTCCTGATGACCACTTTTCGCCGGAGCGCATATTCTTCCGTAATCGGCCGCCTGAGGGAACCGTCGGCTTTCCAGGATTTGCGCAAGCGCGCGATGAGTGACCCCCGTCTCACGTTGGAAACCTGGCGAGAAACGGACTACTACGCCTCTCAATCCGAACTGATGGCCCGTTTCATTCGGATCCTCGGCCTGACCCTGACGCTTATCTTCAGCCTTGGAGCAGTGATCGGCTCCATGGTCACCATGTATTCGGCCGTGGCGAACAGGGTGTCGGAAATCGGGACTCTGCGGGCCCTGGGATTTCGCCGCGCGACCATCCTGACCGCATTCCTCCTCGAATCGGTTTTTCTCAGCCTGGTGGGTGGCGGCCTGGGGCTGGCGGCGGCATCGTTCATGAACCGCATCAGTGTTTCCACCATGAACTGGCAGACGTTTTCCGAGCTTTCCTTCCGCTTCGCCCTGGACTCCTCCATCGTCGTGAACGCGCTGGCCTTCGCGGTGGTGATGGGCCTGGTCGGAGGGATTCTGCCCGCGCTGCGGGCCGCGCGGATGAACATCGTGACCGCGCTGCGGCTCCAGTGA
- the dnaK gene encoding molecular chaperone DnaK, whose translation MAKAVGIDLGTTNSVVAIWENGAATVIANSEGSRTTPSVVGYTEDGQRLVGQIARRQAILNPSATVYSAKRFIGRKWGEVDEESKIVSYKVVRGQGDVVRFEVRGKTVAPEEVSAQVLRKLVDDASKYLGEKVTEAVITTPAYFNDAQRQATKDAGEIAGLKVLRIINEPTAAALAYGLEKKKNETIMVFDLGGGTFDVSILDVGEGVCEVRSTSGDTHLGGDDFDKRVVDWLADEFKKETGIDLRGDRQSLQRLYEAAEKAKCELSSTTETQVNLPFITADSTGPKHLVMKLTRAKFEDLTHELVQRCMKPVEQALADARLTAKDIDEVILVGGSTRIPAVQELVKKLTGGKQPNMSVNPDEVVAVGAAVQAAVLKGEVEDVVLLDVTPLSLGVETLGGVMTRLIERNTTIPSRREEVFSTAEDNQSAVDIVVLQGEREMARDNRVLGRFRLEGIRPAPRGVPQVKVIFDIDANGILSVTARDQETGKEQNVTISESTNLPKSEVERMVNDARSHASEDKTRRETIENRNQADSLAYQLERSLKDFGDKVPLHEKARSEQLVQDARAAVKDESTGKERYQQLISDLQQAVQMVSAAAYSQAGGAQAGAAGGTRERPAGGDDVIDAEFTER comes from the coding sequence ATGGCAAAAGCGGTAGGAATCGATCTTGGAACCACCAACTCCGTAGTTGCAATCTGGGAAAACGGGGCCGCCACGGTGATCGCCAATTCCGAGGGGTCTCGAACCACTCCCTCGGTGGTGGGATACACCGAGGACGGTCAGCGCCTGGTCGGGCAGATCGCGCGCCGGCAGGCGATCCTCAATCCATCCGCAACCGTCTATTCCGCCAAGCGGTTCATCGGCCGCAAGTGGGGCGAAGTGGATGAGGAATCGAAGATCGTTTCATATAAGGTGGTACGCGGTCAGGGCGATGTGGTGCGCTTCGAGGTGCGGGGCAAAACGGTCGCTCCCGAGGAGGTGTCCGCGCAGGTGCTGCGCAAGCTGGTGGACGACGCATCCAAATATCTCGGCGAGAAGGTCACGGAAGCGGTCATCACCACGCCGGCCTATTTCAACGACGCCCAGAGACAGGCCACCAAGGATGCCGGTGAAATCGCGGGGCTCAAGGTGCTGCGCATCATCAACGAACCGACCGCCGCGGCCCTTGCTTACGGGCTCGAAAAGAAGAAGAATGAAACCATCATGGTTTTCGACCTCGGGGGCGGGACGTTCGATGTTTCCATCCTGGACGTGGGCGAGGGGGTTTGCGAGGTGCGCTCGACGTCCGGTGACACGCATCTGGGCGGAGACGACTTCGACAAGCGCGTGGTGGACTGGCTTGCGGACGAATTCAAGAAGGAAACAGGAATCGATCTGCGCGGGGACCGGCAGTCTTTGCAGAGACTTTACGAAGCTGCGGAAAAGGCCAAATGCGAGCTGTCGAGCACGACGGAAACCCAGGTGAACCTTCCGTTCATCACCGCTGACTCCACCGGGCCGAAGCACTTGGTGATGAAGCTCACCCGTGCGAAATTCGAGGACCTGACGCACGAGCTGGTGCAACGCTGCATGAAGCCCGTGGAACAGGCGCTGGCCGATGCACGGCTGACCGCCAAAGACATCGACGAGGTGATCCTCGTCGGAGGGTCCACCAGGATCCCCGCCGTGCAGGAGCTCGTGAAGAAGCTCACCGGGGGGAAACAGCCGAACATGAGCGTGAACCCGGACGAGGTGGTGGCGGTGGGAGCGGCGGTTCAGGCCGCCGTTCTAAAGGGCGAGGTCGAGGATGTCGTGCTGCTCGACGTGACCCCGCTGTCTCTCGGGGTGGAGACCCTCGGCGGCGTGATGACCAGGCTCATCGAGCGCAACACCACCATTCCCTCGCGTCGGGAAGAGGTCTTCTCGACCGCCGAGGACAATCAGTCCGCGGTGGACATCGTGGTGCTCCAGGGGGAGCGGGAGATGGCGCGGGACAACCGGGTCCTCGGCCGGTTCCGACTCGAAGGCATTCGCCCGGCACCGCGGGGGGTGCCACAGGTCAAGGTGATCTTCGATATCGATGCCAACGGCATCCTGAGCGTCACGGCACGGGACCAGGAAACCGGGAAGGAACAGAACGTCACCATTTCGGAATCCACCAACCTGCCCAAGAGCGAGGTGGAGCGCATGGTGAACGACGCCCGGTCGCATGCCTCGGAGGACAAGACGCGCCGGGAAACGATAGAGAACCGCAACCAGGCGGACAGCCTGGCTTACCAGTTGGAGCGTTCCTTGAAAGACTTCGGGGACAAGGTGCCGCTGCATGAGAAGGCCCGCTCCGAGCAGCTCGTCCAGGACGCTCGGGCCGCCGTGAAGGATGAAAGCACCGGAAAGGAGCGCTATCAGCAATTGATCAGCGATCTCCAGCAGGCCGTTCAGATGGTGTCCGCCGCGGCGTACAGCCAGGCCGGGGGTGCACAGGCGGGGGCGGCGGGAGGAACCCGGGAACGTCCGGCAGGAGGTGATGACGTCATCGACGCGGAATTCACCGAACGCTGA